A genome region from Sphingomonas anseongensis includes the following:
- a CDS encoding transglycosylase domain-containing protein, giving the protein MTDYESIWSRGGVNVEDLPDPFAPAQPPPDAAPGSEEPEEQKPRSRWRRTKIIVGSALLVILITLLWLVFTAPLSRALEPLPDPAMLFLSAEGRPIAERGAMKEAPVDVAKLNRLTPAAFVSIEDRRFYRHWGIDPRGIGRAMLANVRAGGVREGGSTITQQLAKTSFLSSDRSIKRKAQEVIIAFWLEGWLTKDEILSRYLSSVYFGDGVYGLRAAAHHYFNRDPENLSLAQSAMLAGLVQAPSRLAPTRHLKAAQNRSRLVLATMAQTGAISRQKARTVKLARPVRQRSPLPSGTYFTDWMAPQAQDAFDAEFGKVRVETTLDADLQRIAVRTISRAAIGGAQAALVAMRPDGRVVAMVGGKSYADTPFNRATQARRQPGSAFKLFVYLAAMRAGWTPDSIIEDRPIAIDGWSPGNSDGIYRGKITLREAFARSSNAATVRLSQKVGRPSVIRAARDLGITTSLPDKPSLALGTGGVSLLELTSAYAAILSRRYPVRARGLPQEPEEGGLSAFFSSRGSLDERSERAAMLDLLWAAANTGTGKRAALWVPTFGKTGTTQDNRDALFVGFAGDLVVGVWVGRDDDKSLGKISGGTVPARIWHDFMSSAVSIDGTRGPALPAGYRERPRPQPQQKPKPPVRHPSPLPEQWSEDSKPLRDIAREIQNVIEER; this is encoded by the coding sequence ATGACTGATTACGAGTCGATCTGGAGCCGTGGCGGCGTAAACGTTGAGGATCTTCCCGATCCTTTCGCGCCGGCTCAGCCGCCGCCCGACGCCGCTCCAGGCTCCGAGGAGCCGGAGGAGCAGAAGCCGAGGTCGCGCTGGCGCCGGACGAAGATCATCGTCGGCTCCGCCCTTTTAGTCATCCTGATCACCTTGCTTTGGCTGGTCTTCACCGCCCCGCTGTCACGGGCTCTGGAGCCGCTGCCGGATCCCGCGATGCTGTTCCTGTCGGCGGAAGGCCGGCCGATCGCCGAGCGCGGCGCGATGAAGGAAGCGCCGGTTGACGTCGCGAAGCTCAATCGCCTGACCCCGGCAGCATTCGTCTCCATCGAGGACCGGCGATTCTACCGGCATTGGGGAATCGATCCGCGCGGCATCGGCCGGGCAATGCTCGCCAACGTTCGGGCGGGCGGGGTCCGCGAGGGCGGAAGCACGATCACCCAGCAGCTCGCCAAGACGAGCTTCCTTTCCTCCGACCGAAGCATCAAGCGCAAGGCTCAGGAAGTGATAATCGCCTTCTGGCTGGAGGGCTGGCTGACCAAGGACGAGATCCTCTCCCGCTATCTCTCAAGCGTCTATTTCGGCGACGGGGTCTACGGGCTCCGGGCCGCCGCCCATCACTATTTCAACCGCGACCCGGAAAACCTGTCGCTGGCGCAGTCGGCGATGCTCGCCGGCTTGGTGCAGGCGCCATCGAGGCTCGCCCCGACGCGCCATTTGAAGGCTGCGCAGAACCGAAGCCGCCTAGTCCTCGCGACCATGGCGCAGACTGGCGCGATCAGCCGCCAGAAGGCGCGCACAGTGAAGCTCGCGCGGCCGGTCAGGCAGCGAAGCCCTCTCCCATCCGGTACCTATTTCACCGACTGGATGGCCCCACAGGCACAGGACGCGTTCGATGCGGAATTCGGCAAGGTGCGGGTGGAAACCACATTGGATGCCGATCTGCAGCGAATCGCCGTCCGCACGATCAGCCGAGCCGCCATCGGCGGCGCGCAAGCGGCGCTCGTCGCGATGCGTCCAGACGGCCGGGTCGTGGCGATGGTCGGCGGCAAGAGCTACGCCGACACGCCGTTCAATCGCGCAACCCAGGCGCGTCGTCAGCCCGGCTCCGCCTTCAAGCTATTCGTCTATCTCGCCGCGATGCGAGCCGGCTGGACACCGGACAGCATCATCGAGGATCGCCCGATCGCCATCGACGGCTGGAGCCCGGGTAACAGCGATGGAATCTATCGCGGCAAAATTACTCTTCGCGAGGCGTTCGCCCGATCGAGCAACGCGGCAACTGTGCGCCTGTCGCAAAAAGTCGGCCGCCCAAGCGTCATCCGTGCGGCGCGCGACCTCGGCATCACCACTTCGCTGCCGGACAAGCCCAGCCTTGCCCTTGGTACGGGCGGCGTAAGCCTGCTGGAACTGACTTCCGCTTACGCGGCGATCCTATCCCGCCGCTACCCGGTCCGCGCCCGCGGACTGCCGCAGGAGCCGGAGGAGGGCGGCCTCTCGGCCTTCTTCTCGAGCAGGGGCTCGCTCGACGAGCGCAGCGAGCGCGCAGCCATGCTCGACCTCCTTTGGGCCGCAGCGAATACGGGCACCGGCAAGCGGGCGGCGCTGTGGGTCCCGACGTTCGGGAAGACCGGCACGACTCAGGATAATCGCGATGCGTTGTTCGTCGGTTTTGCGGGCGACCTTGTGGTCGGCGTCTGGGTTGGCCGCGACGACGACAAGTCTCTCGGCAAGATCAGCGGCGGCACGGTCCCGGCGCGCATCTGGCACGATTTCATGAGCTCCGCGGTTTCGATCGACGGGACCCGCGGTCCGGCGCTGCCCGCCGGCTATCGTGAACGGCCACGCCCGCAGCCCCAGCAGAAGCCAAAGCCGCCGGTTCGCCACCCCAGCCCGCTTCCGGAACAGTGGAGCGAAGATTCCAAGCCGCTTCGCGACATCGCCCGCGAGATCCAGAACGTCATCGAGGAACGCTGA
- a CDS encoding Flp family type IVb pilin: MAKFLKLIKNEKGATAIEYGLIAALIAVAAIGAMTSIGSSLTNTFSNVSSSLDS, encoded by the coding sequence ATGGCCAAGTTTCTGAAGCTGATTAAGAACGAAAAGGGTGCGACTGCCATCGAGTATGGCCTCATTGCAGCTCTCATCGCCGTTGCGGCGATTGGCGCGATGACCTCCATCGGCAGCTCGCTGACCAACACCTTCAGCAACGTTTCGAGCTCGCTCGACAGCTAA
- a CDS encoding methyltransferase family protein — protein MGRIADYAERLFLILLSATFLQAMLTNAVAHPYVLLLCVSETLPVFLMIIRRPGEMAMKPYPFFLAFVGTAAPLLVRPVAGGFQLLPDAVIAGLMTLGVGINVSAKLALWRSFGLAPANRGVRSGGPYKFIRHPMYLGYFVTQVGFLLANLTLGNLIKYLVTWTVQVLRIREEEKFLLKDAAYRDLARQVKFRLVPGVY, from the coding sequence TTGGGCAGGATTGCGGATTACGCGGAACGGCTGTTCCTCATCCTGTTGAGCGCGACCTTCCTGCAGGCGATGCTCACCAACGCCGTCGCTCATCCTTACGTGCTTCTCCTCTGCGTCTCTGAAACGCTTCCGGTATTCCTGATGATCATCAGGCGCCCGGGCGAGATGGCAATGAAGCCTTATCCCTTCTTCCTCGCCTTCGTCGGCACGGCCGCTCCGCTTCTCGTGCGGCCTGTCGCCGGCGGTTTCCAGCTGCTGCCCGATGCGGTCATCGCCGGGCTGATGACGCTGGGCGTCGGAATCAACGTCTCGGCGAAGTTGGCGCTGTGGCGCAGCTTCGGGCTCGCGCCCGCGAACCGCGGCGTTCGAAGCGGCGGCCCGTACAAGTTCATCCGCCACCCGATGTACCTTGGCTATTTCGTCACCCAGGTGGGCTTCCTTCTTGCCAACCTGACGCTCGGAAACCTGATCAAGTATCTGGTCACCTGGACCGTCCAGGTCCTTCGAATCCGCGAGGAGGAGAAGTTCCTGCTCAAGGATGCTGCCTATCGCGACCTCGCTAGGCAGGTGAAGTTCCGGCTGGTCCCGGGCGTCTATTAA
- a CDS encoding glycosyltransferase family 87 protein: MDPIDNKGGTASGLAARTYPLVALAFSTIFVLTVATSVWVYYSQSPAVDFASFWAAGHLAITGQPALAYDIQAHRAIEMSVTHMGGLMPFPYPPPFLFMVSAIGFHPFWLAYLAWIACTGALYLLAVKRFLSPRYAFAHPAALMNAAIGQNGLLTTGIFAFGASIVARQPYLGGAVLGLLVIKPQLGVLLPVALLADRNWRGIAAAAVSSLLLLAAAALVFGLDSYRGFLAITGDYTGYMAGSRWNWGELASLFAFVRFFGVPEAVALAIQGVAALAAAAITWRSWSTKAEERVAVLAAATLLVPPYLFTYDSLLLVLPLAFLLRDGRHPWRVAILWLLLLAPILAYFDLYPGPNTIPIAAMLSLWWLAGPKAAPVPAPVPA; the protein is encoded by the coding sequence ATGGATCCAATCGATAACAAGGGGGGAACGGCAAGCGGCCTTGCGGCGCGTACCTATCCGCTGGTCGCCCTGGCGTTCTCGACGATCTTTGTCCTGACGGTCGCGACCAGCGTCTGGGTCTATTATTCGCAATCTCCGGCGGTGGACTTCGCCAGCTTCTGGGCGGCGGGGCACCTGGCGATCACCGGCCAGCCCGCCTTGGCCTACGACATCCAGGCCCACCGGGCGATCGAGATGAGCGTCACGCACATGGGCGGGCTGATGCCATTCCCCTACCCGCCGCCGTTCCTGTTCATGGTCTCAGCCATCGGTTTTCACCCATTCTGGCTCGCCTACCTCGCCTGGATCGCGTGCACGGGGGCACTCTACCTGCTGGCCGTGAAGCGTTTTCTCTCGCCCCGTTACGCTTTCGCGCACCCGGCCGCCCTGATGAACGCGGCCATCGGCCAGAACGGACTTCTCACCACGGGCATTTTCGCCTTCGGGGCTTCGATCGTGGCGAGGCAGCCCTACCTGGGCGGCGCTGTGCTCGGCCTGCTGGTTATAAAGCCGCAGCTCGGCGTGCTTCTTCCAGTTGCCCTGCTTGCCGACCGCAACTGGCGAGGAATCGCGGCTGCCGCCGTCTCGTCGCTGCTGCTCCTGGCCGCGGCGGCGCTGGTTTTCGGGCTAGACTCCTATCGGGGATTCCTCGCGATTACCGGCGACTATACGGGCTACATGGCCGGCAGCCGCTGGAACTGGGGCGAGCTTGCCAGCCTCTTCGCTTTCGTTCGCTTTTTCGGCGTGCCGGAAGCCGTTGCACTCGCGATCCAAGGCGTGGCGGCACTCGCCGCGGCGGCGATCACGTGGAGATCATGGTCGACGAAGGCCGAGGAGCGCGTCGCGGTGCTTGCTGCGGCTACGCTGCTCGTCCCGCCCTACCTATTCACCTACGATTCGCTGCTTCTGGTGCTGCCGCTGGCTTTCCTGCTCCGCGATGGCAGGCATCCGTGGCGCGTCGCAATCCTGTGGCTACTGCTCCTGGCGCCGATTCTTGCGTATTTCGACCTCTATCCAGGCCCGAATACAATCCCGATCGCCGCCATGCTGTCGTTGTGGTGGCTGGCAGGCCCGAAGGCGGCGCCTGTCCCCGCCCCTGTGCCCGCTTAA
- the ndk gene encoding nucleoside-diphosphate kinase, with amino-acid sequence MAVTRTFSIIKPDATRRNLTGAVTKMLEEAGLRVVASKRIRMSRGQAEGFYAVHKERPFYNDLCSFMTSGPVVVQVLEGEDAVKRNRDVMGATNPAEAAEGTIRKAYAESIEANSVHGSDSEDNAKIEIEFFFKPEEIVG; translated from the coding sequence ATGGCCGTTACGCGCACCTTTTCGATCATCAAGCCCGACGCCACCCGCCGCAACCTCACCGGTGCGGTTACCAAGATGCTTGAGGAAGCCGGGCTTCGGGTGGTCGCTTCCAAGCGAATCCGGATGAGCCGCGGGCAGGCGGAGGGTTTCTACGCCGTCCACAAGGAGCGTCCTTTCTACAACGACCTGTGCAGCTTCATGACCTCCGGGCCGGTGGTCGTTCAGGTGCTCGAGGGCGAGGATGCGGTGAAGCGCAATCGCGACGTGATGGGCGCCACCAACCCGGCCGAAGCTGCCGAGGGAACGATCCGCAAGGCCTATGCCGAATCGATCGAGGCCAATTCGGTCCACGGCTCGGACAGCGAAGACAATGCTAAGATCGAGATCGAGTTCTTCTTCAAACCCGAGGAAATCGTCGGTTAG
- a CDS encoding MmcQ/YjbR family DNA-binding protein, with amino-acid sequence MTDPLSNVREAALDLPESEERLSHGQPTFFVAGKQFAQFRHNHHNDHKTVVCVRVSGLDEQAMLLEADPDTYSKPAYLPSWLSINLSGEGVDWAHVADRIAASWELAAPRRLLEAGGR; translated from the coding sequence ATGACCGATCCGCTCTCAAACGTGCGCGAAGCGGCGCTCGATCTTCCGGAGAGCGAAGAGCGGTTGTCGCACGGCCAGCCGACGTTCTTCGTTGCTGGCAAGCAATTCGCTCAGTTCAGGCACAACCACCACAACGACCACAAGACGGTGGTTTGCGTGCGGGTCAGCGGCCTCGACGAGCAGGCGATGCTTCTGGAGGCAGATCCGGACACGTATTCGAAGCCAGCCTATCTGCCGAGCTGGCTCTCGATCAATCTTTCCGGAGAAGGCGTCGACTGGGCGCATGTCGCCGACAGGATCGCGGCGAGCTGGGAGCTTGCGGCGCCGCGCCGCTTGCTGGAAGCTGGCGGGCGATGA
- the purN gene encoding phosphoribosylglycinamide formyltransferase, giving the protein MRDPHRVAILISGRGSNMKALVEQARNYEVVLVASNKPLAAGLAWAREQAIPTWTWDSRGVEKAAWESALDQSLEDHRVGTIALAGFMRILSSEFTRRWAGRILNIHPSLLPKYRGLETHKRAIEAGDKISGCSVHLVTEELDSGDVLAQAEVPIHQGDTEASLEARVLEAEHDLYPKALAEFVER; this is encoded by the coding sequence ATGCGTGATCCGCACCGGGTCGCCATTTTGATCTCCGGCCGCGGGAGCAACATGAAAGCCCTGGTCGAGCAGGCGCGAAACTATGAGGTGGTCCTTGTCGCTTCGAACAAGCCGCTCGCTGCCGGCCTCGCCTGGGCTCGGGAGCAGGCGATCCCCACCTGGACATGGGACAGCCGCGGCGTCGAAAAAGCGGCGTGGGAATCGGCGCTCGACCAGTCGCTGGAGGACCATCGCGTGGGAACTATCGCGCTGGCGGGGTTCATGCGGATCCTGTCGAGCGAGTTCACTCGCAGATGGGCCGGACGGATTCTCAACATCCACCCCTCACTGCTTCCAAAGTACCGGGGACTTGAGACCCACAAGCGCGCGATCGAGGCCGGCGACAAGATAAGCGGCTGCAGCGTCCACCTTGTGACCGAAGAGCTCGATTCGGGCGATGTTCTCGCGCAGGCTGAAGTGCCCATCCACCAAGGTGACACCGAAGCGAGTCTCGAGGCGCGAGTCCTTGAGGCGGAGCACGATCTTTACCCGAAAGCGTTGGCGGAGTTCGTTGAGCGATGA
- the purM gene encoding phosphoribosylformylglycinamidine cyclo-ligase: MSQKPLTYADAGVSIEAGNALVKAIGPLARSTARPGAGAELGGFGGLFDLKAAGFADPVLVAANDGVGTKLKLAIDLNRHEGVGIDLVAMCANDLIVQGAEPLFFLDYFATGALDAQVAQAVVASIADGCRQAGCALIGGETAEMPGMYGPGDYDLAGFCVGAAERGQLLDGSRVAAGDVIVGIASSGVHSNGFSLVRRIAADRSWDLKAEAPFLPGVSLGEALIEPTRIYVKALLPLVREGKIHALAHITGGGLLENVPRVLPEGSRAVIDAGRWEFPPLFALLQEGGSIVAEELARTFNCGIGMVAICAAGDADAVIAGLESSGESPYVIGTIESGNRGCTVSGAAGTWGSADEWTASHDA, translated from the coding sequence ATGTCCCAAAAGCCGCTGACCTATGCCGACGCAGGCGTATCGATCGAAGCCGGAAATGCCCTCGTCAAGGCGATCGGGCCGCTTGCCCGTTCGACCGCACGGCCCGGCGCCGGCGCGGAGCTCGGCGGCTTCGGCGGATTGTTCGACCTCAAGGCCGCGGGCTTCGCCGATCCGGTTCTCGTCGCAGCCAACGACGGAGTCGGGACCAAGCTCAAGCTCGCGATCGACCTCAACCGGCACGAGGGCGTGGGAATCGACCTCGTAGCGATGTGCGCCAACGACCTCATCGTCCAGGGCGCCGAGCCTTTGTTCTTCCTCGATTATTTCGCGACCGGCGCTCTCGACGCGCAAGTCGCTCAAGCCGTCGTCGCCTCTATCGCTGACGGGTGCCGCCAAGCCGGGTGCGCGCTGATCGGCGGCGAGACGGCCGAGATGCCAGGAATGTATGGTCCTGGCGATTATGACCTGGCGGGTTTCTGCGTCGGCGCTGCAGAGCGGGGGCAATTGCTGGATGGCAGCCGTGTCGCTGCCGGCGACGTGATCGTGGGGATCGCCAGCTCCGGCGTGCACAGCAACGGCTTCTCGCTGGTTCGCCGAATTGCTGCCGACCGCTCATGGGATCTCAAGGCGGAAGCGCCCTTCCTCCCCGGCGTGAGCCTTGGCGAAGCCTTGATCGAACCGACGCGAATCTATGTGAAGGCGCTGCTTCCGCTTGTTCGCGAAGGCAAAATTCATGCGCTCGCTCACATCACGGGCGGCGGACTTCTGGAGAACGTGCCGCGCGTTCTGCCGGAAGGCTCCAGGGCCGTAATCGACGCCGGCAGGTGGGAGTTTCCACCCCTGTTCGCCTTGCTTCAGGAGGGCGGCTCCATCGTAGCGGAGGAACTGGCGCGCACGTTCAATTGCGGAATCGGGATGGTCGCCATCTGCGCTGCGGGAGACGCCGACGCAGTCATCGCCGGCCTCGAGTCGAGCGGTGAAAGCCCGTACGTGATCGGCACGATCGAAAGCGGGAACCGCGGCTGCACGGTCTCGGGCGCCGCTGGAACCTGGGGGTCCGCTGACGAATGGACGGCCAGCCACGATGCGTGA
- a CDS encoding heavy-metal-associated domain-containing protein: MLRRPWVLAAFVALLCFAIGGAVYAQMEAGERGILPLDSSGTLEVDGIHVDVGAKDAQSARLGGWRIAQREGFKMLWAKSHGLPASQAPSVSDSTLDDMVSSIIVRREQIGPNRYIADLGVLFDRARAGQLLGVEGITKRSQPMILIPIMVTAGTETSLELRNPWQRAWAEFRTSQSAIDYVRLSGLGVDPLLVNAAQAARPGRTWWRNILDMYGASDILIAEVMVHRAYPGGPAKARFIGRHGPDGEIVGGFDLTAANSAELAAMMNEGVRRMDQLYLAAYQSGALTRDPSLNLPPPPPPPPEEEEQQAQHAPTRYQIGLLAPNAVTYNSALAHLRAVPGVDKVEQVNIALGDTSYFFITYRGDLSTLRSILTSRGWGADVAGSQLKMYVPRPAPATPTPAPQQPAPAATPPGATNENKVTASATEAQPRGTAE; the protein is encoded by the coding sequence ATGCTTCGCCGTCCCTGGGTCCTCGCTGCTTTTGTCGCGCTTCTTTGCTTCGCCATCGGCGGGGCGGTCTACGCGCAAATGGAGGCCGGCGAGCGGGGAATCCTCCCGCTCGACAGCTCCGGGACGCTCGAGGTCGACGGAATTCACGTCGATGTGGGAGCCAAGGACGCGCAATCGGCCCGCCTCGGCGGCTGGCGCATCGCGCAGCGCGAAGGGTTCAAGATGTTGTGGGCGAAGAGCCATGGCTTGCCGGCCTCGCAGGCGCCGTCGGTCTCCGATTCGACGCTCGACGACATGGTCAGCTCCATCATCGTCCGCCGCGAGCAGATCGGGCCTAATCGCTACATCGCCGATCTCGGCGTCCTGTTCGATCGCGCCCGCGCCGGCCAGTTGCTCGGAGTGGAGGGAATCACCAAGCGATCGCAGCCGATGATCCTGATCCCGATCATGGTCACCGCCGGCACGGAGACGAGCCTCGAGCTTCGCAATCCGTGGCAGCGCGCCTGGGCGGAGTTCCGGACATCGCAAAGCGCGATCGATTATGTCCGCCTGAGCGGCCTCGGAGTCGACCCGCTGCTGGTCAACGCGGCGCAGGCTGCGCGCCCGGGACGAACGTGGTGGCGGAACATCCTCGACATGTACGGAGCCTCCGACATCCTCATAGCAGAGGTGATGGTCCACCGTGCCTATCCGGGCGGACCTGCGAAGGCGCGTTTCATCGGCAGGCACGGGCCCGACGGGGAGATTGTCGGCGGATTCGACCTCACCGCTGCAAACAGCGCCGAACTGGCGGCCATGATGAACGAGGGCGTCCGGCGAATGGATCAGCTGTACCTCGCCGCCTACCAATCCGGTGCCCTGACTCGCGACCCGAGCCTTAACCTTCCGCCTCCGCCGCCGCCTCCGCCCGAGGAGGAAGAGCAGCAGGCGCAGCACGCGCCGACGCGCTATCAGATCGGCCTGCTTGCGCCGAACGCGGTCACCTACAATTCGGCCCTCGCACATCTGCGCGCTGTGCCTGGAGTGGACAAGGTCGAGCAGGTCAATATCGCGCTCGGCGATACCAGCTACTTCTTCATCACCTATCGGGGCGACCTGAGCACCTTGCGTTCGATTCTCACGTCACGTGGCTGGGGAGCGGATGTGGCCGGGAGCCAGCTGAAGATGTACGTCCCGCGTCCGGCTCCGGCGACCCCGACGCCCGCGCCTCAGCAGCCTGCGCCCGCCGCAACTCCGCCTGGCGCTACGAACGAGAACAAGGTCACAGCCTCGGCAACCGAAGCGCAGCCCCGGGGCACGGCCGAATGA
- a CDS encoding HdaA/DnaA family protein — MNGKREQIALPLDWPQSQGESRLIVSDSNRDAFEHFRKWSLWPVKATLLTGPRRSGRSLLARNFVERVGGRVIDRADMAEEEELFHAWNAAQESGHPLVMIVDRVPPEWEIALPDLRTRIAVTPVARIAEPDDLLFQALIELHFADRGLHIPREALRFMSERLHRDYFTVERAVEAVDRFAIAERARVSLPTIRRALIDAGMIDS; from the coding sequence ATGAACGGAAAAAGGGAGCAGATCGCGCTCCCTCTCGACTGGCCGCAGAGCCAGGGCGAGTCACGGCTGATCGTCAGCGATTCCAACCGCGACGCCTTCGAGCATTTCCGCAAATGGAGCCTATGGCCCGTAAAGGCGACGCTGCTGACCGGTCCCAGGCGATCGGGGCGAAGCCTGCTCGCGAGAAACTTCGTCGAGCGCGTCGGAGGCCGGGTGATAGACCGCGCCGATATGGCCGAGGAGGAGGAGCTGTTCCACGCCTGGAATGCGGCCCAGGAGAGCGGCCACCCGTTGGTGATGATCGTCGATCGAGTGCCGCCCGAGTGGGAGATTGCGCTGCCCGACCTTCGCACCCGGATCGCCGTTACTCCGGTGGCGAGGATAGCGGAGCCCGACGACTTGCTATTCCAGGCGCTCATCGAGCTTCATTTTGCCGACCGCGGACTCCACATTCCACGCGAGGCGCTTCGCTTCATGAGCGAACGGCTTCACCGCGACTATTTTACCGTCGAGCGGGCGGTCGAGGCTGTCGACCGCTTCGCAATCGCCGAGCGCGCGCGGGTCAGCCTTCCGACGATCCGGCGGGCGCTCATCGATGCGGGGATGATCGATTCCTAG
- a CDS encoding I78 family peptidase inhibitor, whose translation MIGRIAIAVAGNLVLAACSTQAAPPPPADTTPVHGVTPGHNCDNSNIQQFVGRQRSADLEAEMLRVSNAAFVRWAPFGTMVTMEFRADRLTVFLDANDRVERISCS comes from the coding sequence ATGATCGGCAGGATAGCGATTGCAGTAGCGGGGAACCTGGTTCTTGCCGCCTGCTCGACGCAGGCCGCTCCGCCCCCGCCCGCCGACACGACGCCCGTTCACGGAGTGACGCCAGGGCACAACTGCGACAATTCGAACATCCAGCAGTTCGTCGGACGCCAGCGGAGCGCCGACCTTGAAGCCGAAATGCTGAGGGTGTCGAACGCCGCCTTCGTCCGGTGGGCGCCGTTCGGAACGATGGTGACGATGGAGTTTCGCGCGGACCGGCTGACCGTGTTCCTCGACGCCAACGACCGGGTCGAGCGGATCAGCTGCAGCTAA
- the rnd gene encoding ribonuclease D — protein MKIHPLISTTDALSELVERLSKHPFVAVDTEFMRENSYWPDLCLIQIASVDEAAAIDPKAEGIDLQPLLSLLVDNEDVLKVFHAGSQDLEIVYNLTGKMPRALFDTQIAAMALGHGEQVGYSNLIESMLGHSLDKGARFTDWSRRPLDKRQIDYAIADVTHLAKIFPRLLDKLKKTGRGAWLDEEMARLADPSSFAFEAEDAWKRLRLPSRNPAMLGRLKALAAWRETEARTKNIPRGRIVKDDTLVELAAHPPKTQDDLAKVRGLSAGWKSNDIGARLMGALRDSKPLEPEELPSREPRRPGLTKDGALVSDLLKLLLKIRAKEAGVAPKLIARSDDLEALAAGVREDLNILKGWRFEEFGRDALALVEGRLAFAIENGKLKMSRLAEEVEA, from the coding sequence ATGAAGATTCATCCTTTAATCAGCACCACCGATGCGCTTTCCGAGTTGGTCGAGCGCCTGTCCAAGCATCCATTCGTCGCCGTGGACACCGAGTTCATGCGCGAAAACAGCTATTGGCCGGACTTGTGCCTCATCCAGATCGCCAGCGTCGACGAAGCTGCGGCGATCGATCCCAAGGCCGAGGGAATCGACCTCCAGCCCTTGCTCAGCCTCCTCGTCGACAACGAGGACGTGCTGAAAGTCTTCCACGCCGGAAGCCAGGACCTCGAGATCGTCTACAACCTCACCGGCAAGATGCCGCGCGCGCTGTTCGACACCCAGATCGCAGCGATGGCGCTGGGGCACGGGGAACAGGTCGGTTATTCGAACCTCATCGAGTCGATGCTCGGCCACAGCCTCGACAAGGGTGCGAGGTTCACAGACTGGAGCAGGCGCCCGCTCGACAAGCGGCAGATCGATTATGCGATCGCCGACGTCACGCATCTCGCCAAGATTTTCCCGCGCCTCCTCGACAAGCTGAAGAAGACTGGCCGCGGCGCATGGCTGGACGAGGAAATGGCGCGGCTGGCGGACCCGTCGAGCTTCGCTTTCGAGGCGGAGGACGCATGGAAGCGCCTGCGCCTTCCCAGCCGCAACCCGGCGATGCTCGGGCGTCTCAAGGCACTCGCCGCGTGGCGCGAGACCGAGGCGCGGACCAAGAACATCCCGCGCGGGCGGATCGTCAAGGACGATACTTTGGTGGAGCTTGCCGCCCATCCGCCCAAGACTCAGGACGACCTCGCCAAGGTCCGCGGCCTGTCAGCCGGCTGGAAGAGCAATGACATTGGCGCGCGCCTGATGGGTGCCCTCAGGGATTCGAAGCCCCTCGAGCCCGAGGAGCTTCCATCGCGCGAGCCGCGGCGTCCAGGACTGACCAAGGACGGAGCCTTGGTCAGCGACCTGTTGAAGCTGCTCTTGAAGATCCGTGCCAAGGAGGCCGGAGTAGCTCCGAAGCTGATCGCGCGGAGCGACGACCTCGAAGCGCTCGCCGCCGGAGTGCGCGAGGATTTGAACATCTTGAAGGGCTGGCGGTTTGAAGAGTTCGGGCGCGACGCTCTTGCGCTGGTCGAAGGGCGGCTCGCGTTCGCGATCGAGAACGGCAAGCTGAAGATGAGCAGGCTTGCCGAGGAGGTTGAGGCATGA